In the Verrucomicrobiota bacterium genome, one interval contains:
- a CDS encoding DUF2442 domain-containing protein: protein MNGSNCNQAINVSFTESKLVVYLVDGRELHVPLCWFPRLNSATKEQQNQWRLIGNGLGIHWESADEDISVSGLLRGERAPD from the coding sequence ATGAATGGTAGTAACTGTAATCAAGCTATCAACGTATCCTTCACTGAATCAAAGTTAGTCGTGTATCTGGTTGATGGTCGTGAGCTGCATGTTCCCCTCTGTTGGTTTCCCCGTCTAAATTCGGCTACAAAGGAGCAGCAAAATCAATGGAGATTGATAGGGAATGGTCTTGGTATTCACTGGGAATCTGCTGATGAAGATATCAGCGTTTCTGGCTTATTACGTGGTGAGAGAGCCCCGGATTAA